From Nocardia sp. NBC_00416:
CGGACGTGCCCGTCGATCGGCGGCTTCGCCGTCCCGCCCAGCTCGGCCACCCCGGCATTGCCGACCCACTCGCCCCGCTCATCGTGCACGCGCAGCGACACCCCGAGGAAACCGGAATCGACGATCTCCTCGATCGCCTTCTGCAGTTCCGGGCGATCCTGCCCGACAGCGGCATTCGGCACGGTGGCCGCGCGGTCCGCGGTGGCCACCCCGCCGGCGTCGAGGGCGGCGGTGATCTTGCGGGCCATTTCGGCTGTCGCGGGGCTGGGCCGGCCCTGGTGGGTCCGGGCTGCTTCGATGGCGACGAGGACGGTGGTGCGGAAGTTGCCGGCCTCGGCCGGATCCTGTTGCGCGAGCAGGTTCATGGTGGTGGTCAGGGCCGGCAGCACCTGGTCGGCGAGTTCGGCCACCGACGTGCCCGTCAGATCGATGTCCTTTGATTTCGCGGCGAGTACGTGCCCGACCGGACCGGTCGCGGTGTACAGAGCGAGGGAGCCTTTGGTGGCGATCTTGTGGGGTTTGCCGGCGGCGCCGGCGGCGGCGATCAGCGAGACGGCGCCGTAGGCGGCAGTCCGCAGAGTGCTTTTGTCCTGGTCGGAAAGGGTAATCGACATGGTGGTCGCTCCATCGAATCTGCTATGTCCCGGTCGGCGTCGTGCCGCTGCGACGAGCTTCCACCCTGACCTAAGGTCAACTGCAATCGTGATCTAGCTCATAGCTACACCGTTCTTGTCGGCACCCCATCGCCGCTGCTCGAGCCTTTCGTTGTTTTTCGCGCGAGTACTAGTGGGACCCCACGACCGGGGTTCGCGAATGTTCGGTGATGCTGCTGCGCGGACCCGGTTTCGCAGCCTGCTGAGCCCGCGGACGGTCAGCCGGTGACCCGGGTGCCGACGGTGTGCACGACGACGACATGGGGGTTCCACGGCACCAGGGCGTCGACGGACCGCTGCAGCGATTCGATCGGGGGCAGGTCTTCGGGCGCCCGGATCTGGACGGTGGCGGTATCGCTGTGCAGCGTCACGTCGGTCACCTGCGCGCCCGGGACGTCGCGCAGCCACTGGCGGGTGGCGTCGGCGATCTGCTCGGCCCACAGTGAGGTCAGCGAGTTGACGACCATGGGCACCGCGACCACGACGAGCGCGGCGGCGAGCACCGCATAGGCGCGGCCCCGCCGGGCGGCTCCCGCGCCGGCTTCGTGGGCGTACCCGGTGAACACCAGCACCAGCGTGGTGGTGATGATCATCGCGATCATGTTCGACGCGAACAGCACGAACGCGCCGAGCGCGAGATTCGGTGCGCCCGAACCGAGGCAGACGCCGACCACCGCCAACGGCGGGACCAGTGAGATGGCGATCGCCACCCCGGGCAGCACATCACCGACATCGCGGCGGGTGACGGCGATGGCGCCGACCAGACCGGTGGCCAGGGCGGCGGTGAGGTCGACCAGCCGTGGCGAGGTCCGGCCCAGCACCTGGGAATTGGCGAGCACATCGGTGGGGTTCGGGAGCGTCTGGGCCACCAGGATGCCCAGTGCCACGACCGCCGCGGCGCCCGCCACGACCAGCAGCAGACTCTGGA
This genomic window contains:
- a CDS encoding TIGR00341 family protein codes for the protein MSLLVPATQRRSLDEITDRLDLSVGDTRAKRSAFWLMLVLSGVIAVSGVVGDSTATVIGAMIVAPLSVPILGVGLGITTGRARLVVQSLLLVVAGAAAVVALGILVAQTLPNPTDVLANSQVLGRTSPRLVDLTAALATGLVGAIAVTRRDVGDVLPGVAIAISLVPPLAVVGVCLGSGAPNLALGAFVLFASNMIAMIITTTLVLVFTGYAHEAGAGAARRGRAYAVLAAALVVVAVPMVVNSLTSLWAEQIADATRQWLRDVPGAQVTDVTLHSDTATVQIRAPEDLPPIESLQRSVDALVPWNPHVVVVHTVGTRVTG